Proteins encoded in a region of the Synechococcus sp. BIOS-U3-1 genome:
- the dnaK gene encoding molecular chaperone DnaK → MGKVVGIDLGTTNSCVSVMEGGKPTVIANAEGFRTTPSVVAYTKNQDQLVGQIAKRQAVMNPDNTFYSVKRFIGRRVDEVNEESKEVSYTVEKAGSNVKVKCPVLEKQFAPEEVSAQVLRKLAEDAGKYLGESVTQAVITVPAYFNDSQRQATKDAGKIAGLEVLRIINEPTAAALAYGLDKKSNERILVFDLGGGTFDVSVLEVGDGVFEVLSTSGDTHLGGDDFDKVIVDHLADTFKSNEGIDLRQDKQALQRLTEAAEKAKIELSSATQSEINLPFITATPEGPKHLDLTLTRGKFEELASKLIDRCRIPVEQSLKDAKLSSGELDEIVMVGGSTRIPAVLELVKRVTGKDPNQTVNPDEVVAVGAAIQGGVLAGEVKDILLLDVTPLSLGVETLGGVMTKMITRNTTVPTKKSETYSTAVDGQTNVEIHVLQGEREMASDNKSLGTFRLDGIPAAPRGVPQIEVTFDIDANGILSVTAKDKGSGKEQSISITGASTLSDSEVETMVKDAESNASADKEKRERIDLKNQAETLIYQAEKQVEELGDKVDADAKAKVQEKRTKLKEATEKEDYDAMKTLLEELQQELYTVGASVYQQAGAEAGAAPGGDSGANPGGGSGSGESGDDVIDAEFTESK, encoded by the coding sequence GTGTCGGTGATGGAGGGCGGCAAGCCCACCGTGATCGCCAATGCCGAGGGCTTCCGCACCACGCCGTCCGTGGTGGCCTACACCAAGAATCAAGATCAATTGGTGGGTCAGATTGCCAAGCGCCAGGCGGTCATGAATCCTGACAACACCTTTTATTCCGTGAAGCGATTCATCGGCCGTCGGGTCGATGAAGTGAACGAAGAGTCGAAGGAAGTGAGCTACACGGTTGAAAAAGCCGGCTCCAACGTGAAGGTGAAGTGTCCGGTTCTCGAAAAGCAGTTCGCCCCTGAGGAAGTTTCCGCCCAGGTGCTGCGCAAGTTGGCAGAGGATGCCGGCAAGTACCTCGGCGAGTCTGTGACCCAGGCGGTGATCACCGTTCCCGCCTATTTCAACGACTCCCAGCGTCAAGCCACCAAGGACGCTGGCAAAATTGCTGGTCTCGAGGTGCTGCGCATCATTAACGAGCCGACTGCGGCTGCACTCGCCTACGGCCTCGACAAGAAGAGCAATGAGCGAATTCTGGTTTTCGACTTAGGCGGCGGCACTTTCGACGTCTCCGTTCTGGAGGTGGGTGATGGTGTGTTCGAGGTGCTCTCCACCTCGGGTGACACCCATCTCGGTGGCGATGACTTTGACAAGGTGATCGTCGATCACTTGGCCGACACCTTCAAGTCCAATGAAGGCATCGATCTGCGTCAGGACAAGCAGGCGCTTCAGCGCCTCACCGAAGCTGCTGAAAAAGCCAAAATTGAACTCTCCAGCGCCACTCAGAGCGAGATCAATCTGCCGTTCATCACGGCTACCCCTGAAGGTCCTAAGCATCTCGATCTCACCCTCACACGGGGCAAGTTTGAGGAGCTGGCCTCCAAGCTGATTGATCGTTGTCGCATTCCTGTTGAGCAATCGCTCAAGGACGCCAAGTTGTCCTCCGGCGAGCTCGACGAGATCGTGATGGTGGGTGGTTCAACCCGGATTCCAGCCGTACTTGAGCTGGTCAAGCGCGTTACCGGTAAAGATCCCAATCAGACCGTGAATCCCGATGAGGTGGTTGCAGTGGGTGCTGCCATTCAGGGCGGCGTCCTTGCCGGTGAAGTCAAAGACATCCTTTTGTTGGATGTCACTCCCCTCTCTCTGGGCGTGGAGACTCTCGGCGGTGTGATGACCAAGATGATCACCCGCAATACAACGGTTCCAACCAAGAAGTCTGAGACCTACTCCACTGCTGTGGACGGCCAGACCAACGTGGAAATTCACGTGCTCCAGGGCGAGCGCGAGATGGCTTCCGACAACAAGAGTCTGGGAACCTTCCGTCTTGATGGCATTCCCGCTGCTCCCCGTGGCGTGCCTCAGATTGAAGTGACTTTCGACATCGATGCCAACGGCATTCTCAGCGTCACTGCTAAGGACAAGGGCAGCGGCAAGGAGCAATCCATCTCCATCACCGGAGCCTCCACCCTCAGCGACTCCGAGGTGGAGACCATGGTCAAGGATGCCGAATCCAACGCCAGCGCCGATAAGGAAAAGCGTGAGCGGATCGATCTGAAGAATCAGGCTGAAACCCTCATTTACCAGGCAGAGAAACAGGTCGAGGAGCTGGGAGACAAGGTTGATGCAGATGCCAAGGCCAAGGTCCAGGAGAAGCGCACCAAGCTCAAAGAGGCCACTGAGAAGGAGGATTACGACGCGATGAAGACTTTGCTGGAAGAACTGCAGCAGGAGCTCTACACCGTTGGCGCATCTGTTTATCAGCAGGCTGGTGCTGAAGCCGGTGCAGCTCCAGGAGGCGACTCAGGCGCGAATCCTGGAGGTGGATCTGGATCTGGTGAGTCTGGAGATGATGTGATCGATGCTGAATTCACTGAATCCAAGTGA